From Pan paniscus chromosome 6, NHGRI_mPanPan1-v2.0_pri, whole genome shotgun sequence, one genomic window encodes:
- the LOC117978262 gene encoding huntingtin-interacting protein 1 isoform X5, translated as MSRSVSVTAAGQCRLAPLIQVILDCSHLYDYTVKLLFKLHSCLPADTLQGHRDRFMEQFTKLKDLFYRSSNLQYFKRLIQIPQLPENPPNFLRASALSEHISPVVVIPAEASSPDSEPVLEKDDLMDMDASQQNLFDNKFDDIFGSSFSSDPFNFNSQNGVNKDEKDHLIERLYREISGLKAQLENMKTESQRVVLQLKGHVSELEAELAEQQHLRQQAADDCEFLRAELDELRRQREDTEKAQRSLSEIERKAQANEQRYSKLKEKYSELVQNHADLLRKNAEVTKQVSMARQAQVDLEREKKELEDSLERISDQGQRKTQEQLEVLESLKQELATSQRELQVLQGSLETSAQSEANWAAQFAELEKERDSLVSGAAHREEELSALRKELQDTQLKLASTEESMCQLAKDQRKMLLVGSRKAAEQVIQDALNQLEEPPLISCAGSADHLLSTVTSISSCIEQLDKSWSQYLACPEDISGLLHSITLLAHLTSDAIAHGATTCLRAPPEPADSLTEACKQYGRETLAYLASLEEEGSLENADSTAMRNCLSKIKAIGEELLPRGLDIKQEELGDLVDKEMAATSAAIETATARIEEMLSKSRAGDTGVKLEVNERILGCCTSLMQAIQVLIVASKDLQREIVESGRGTASPKEFYAKNSRWTEGLISASKAVGWGATVMVDAADLVVQGRGKFEELMVCSHEIAASTAQLVAASKVKADKDSPNLAQLQQASRGVNQATAGVVASTISGKSQIEETDNMDFSSMTLTQIKRQEMDSQGLALFPRLECSGVITAHCSLKLLGSGGSSHLSLLSSWDYRYTPPCPANFSFFFFFLRPSLALLPRLE; from the exons ATGTCCCGCTCTGTGTCCGTGACGGCAGCAGGGCAGTGCCGCCTCGCCCCGCTGATCCAGGTCATCTTGGACTGCAGCCACCTTTATGACTACACTGTCAAGCTTCTCTTCAAACTCCACTCCT GCCTCCCAGCTGACACCCTGCAAGGCCACCGGGACCGCTTCATGGAGCAGTTTACAAA GTTGAAAGATCTGTTCTACCGCTCCAGCAACCTGCAGTACTTCAAGCGGCTCATTCAGATCCCCCAGCTGCCTGAG AACCCACCCAACTTCCTGCGAGCCTCAGCCCTGTCAGAACATATCAGCCCTGTGGTGGTGATCCCTGCAGAGGCCTCATCCCCCGACAGCGAGCCAGTCCTAGAGAAGGATGACCTCATGGACATGGATGCCTCTCAGCAG AATTTATTTGACAACAAGTTTGATGACATCTTTGGCAGTTCATTCAGCAGTGATCCCTTCAATTTCAACAGTCAAAATGGTGTGAACAAGGATGAGAA gGACCACTTAATTGAGCGACTATACAGAGAGATCAGTGGATTGAAGGCACAGCTAGAAAACATGAAGACTGAG AGCCAGCGGGTTGTGCTGCAGCTGAAGGGCCACGTCAGCGAGCTGGAAGCAGAGCTGGCCGAGCAGCAGCACCTGCGGCAGCAGGCGGCCGACGACTGTGAATTCCTGCGGGCAGAACTGGACGAGCTCAGGAGGCAGCGGGAGGACACCGAGAAGGCTCAGCGGAGCCTGTCTGAGATAGAAA GGAAAGCTCAAGCCAATGAACAGCGATATAGCAAGCTAAAGGAGAAGTACAGCGAGCTCGTTCAGAACCACGCTGACCTGCTGCGGAAG AATGCAGAGGTGACCAAACAGGTGTCCATGGCCAGACAAGCCCAGGTAGATTTGGAACGAGAGAAAAAAGAGCTGGAGGATTCGTTGGAGCGCATCAGTGACCAGGGCCAGCGGAAG acTCAAGAACAGCTGGAAGTTCTAGAGAGCTTGAAGCAGGAACTTGCCACAAGCCAACGGGAGCTTCAGGTTCTGCAAGGCAGCCTGGAAACTTCTGCCCAG TCAGAAGCAAACTGGGCAGCCCAGTTCGCCGAGCTAGAGAAGGAGCGGGACAGCCTGGTGAGTGGCGCAGCTCATAGGGAGGAGGAATTATCTGCTCTTCGGAAAGAACTGCAGGACACTCAGCTCAAACTGGCCAGCACAGAG GAATCTATGTGCCAGCTTGCCAAAGACCAACGAAAAATGCTTCTGGTGGGGTCCAGGAAGGCTGCAGAGCAGGTGATACAAGACGCCCTGAACCAGCTTGAAGAACCTCCTCTCATCAGCTGCGCTGGGTCTGCAG ATCACCTCCTCTCCACGGTCACATCCATTTCCAGCTGCATCGAGCAACTGGACAAAAGCTGGAGCCAGTATCTGGCCTGCCCAGAAG ACATCAGTGGACTTCTCCATTCCATAACCCTGCTGGCCCACTTGACCAGTGACGCCATTGCTCATGGTGCCACCACCTGCCTCAGAGCCCCACCTGAGCCTGCCGACT CACTGACCGAGGCCTGTAAGCAGTATGGCAGGGAAACCCTCGCCTACCTGGCCTCCCTGGAGGAAGAGGGAAGCCTTGAGAATGCCGACAGCACAGCCATGAGGAACTGCCTGAGCAAGATCAAGGCCATCGGCGAG GAGCTCCTGCCCAGGGGCCTGGACATCAagcaggaggagctgggggaCCTGGTGGACAAGGAGATGGCGGCCACTTCAGCTGCTATTGAAACTGCCACGGCCAGAATAGAG GAGATGCTCAGCAAATCCCGAGCAGGAGACACAGGAGTCAAATTGGAGGTGAATGAAAG GATCCTTGGTTGCTGTACCAGCCTCATGCAAGCTATTCAGGTGCTCATCGTGGCCTCTAAGGACCTCCAGAGAGAGATTGTGGAGAGCGGCAGG GGTACAGCATCCCCTAAAGAGTTTTATGCCAAGAACTCTCGATGGACAGAAGgactcatctcagcctccaaggCTGTGGGCTGGGGAGCCACTGTCATGGT GGATGCAGCTGATCTGGTGGTACAAGGCAGAGGGAAATTTGAGGAGCTAATGGTGTGTTCTCATGAAATTGCTGCTAGCACAGCCCAGCTTGTGGCTGCATCCAAG GTGAAAGCTGATAAGGACAGCCCCAACCTAGCCCAGCTGCAGCAGGCCTCTCGGGGAGTGAACCAGGCCACTGCCGGCGTTGTGGCCTCAACCATTTCCGGCAAATCACAGATCGAAGAGACAG ACAACATGGACTTCTCAAGCATGACGCTGACACAGATCAAACGCCAAGAGATGGATTCTCAG